A genomic segment from Spinacia oleracea cultivar Varoflay chromosome 3, BTI_SOV_V1, whole genome shotgun sequence encodes:
- the LOC110779779 gene encoding cytosolic sulfotransferase 15-like, whose product MKPSETTNNNSKVEEVWMGAFPICLYQGFWCPPNLLQPTILFQTQFKAYDNDIILASLPKTGTTWLKSLIFAIVNRNKFLDFTQHPLQTQNAHELVLQLEAKVYNNITNGSTQPDFPKLPSPRLFATHIPYFSLPKSLKTSKTRIVYVCRNPLDTFVSSWHFYHQFKLNMKPELDHSMIEQHFGKFCEGKFLYGPYEDHVLGYSKESIQNPDKVLFMEYEGLIEDPKAHVKKLAEFVGYPFSMEEEKGNIIDEIIKLCSFDSLKEMEVNKSGNFYGYFENKALFRKGGTGDWTNYLTLSMVKKFDEIFQLKFKGSGFSFNHYQFFSGTPK is encoded by the coding sequence ATGAAGCCCTCAGAAACCACAAATAACAACTCAAAAGTGGAAGAAGTATGGATGGGTGCTTTTCCCATTTGCCTTTACCAGGGTTTTTGGTGCCCCCCTAACCTTCTTCAACCTACTATCTTATTTCAAACCCAATTCAAGGCATATGACAATGATATCATCCTAGCCAGCCTTCCTAAAACCGGCACCACTTGGTTAAAATCTCTAATCTTTGCCATTGTAAATCGAAATAAGTTTCTTGATTTTACACAACACCCTCTTCAAACTCAAAACGCCCATGAACTTGTTCTCCAATTAGAGGCCAAAGTTTATAATAACATTACCAATGGGTCAACCCAACCTGATTTTCCAAAATTACCCTCCCCTCGACTCTTTGCCACACACATACCTTATTTTTCACTACCAAAATcattgaaaacctcaaaaaCTCGAATTGTTTACGTATGTAGAAATCCACTTGACACTTTTGTTTCATCGTGGCATTTTTACCATCAGTTTAAACTAAACATGAAACCTGAGCTAGATCATTCAATGATAGAGCAACATTTTGGTAAGTTTTGTGAGGGTAAATTCCTATATGGCCCATATGAAGATCATGTACTTGGGTATTCGAAGGAAAGCATACAAAATCCAGACAAGGTGTTGTTCATGGAGTATGAAGGACTGATTGAGGATCCAAAAGCTCATGTGAAAAAGTTGGCAGAGTTCGTGGGTTACCCGTTTTCGATGGAGGAAGAGAAAGGAAATATCATAGATGAGATAATTAAGCTTTGCAGCTTTGATAGTTTGAAGGAAATGGAAGTAAATAAGAGTGGTAATTTTTATGGATATTTTGAGAACAAAGCTTTGTTCAGGAAAGGCGGAACCGGAGACTGGACTAATTATCTTACTCTTTCAATGGTTAAGAAATTTGATGAAATCTTCCAACTGAAATTTAAGGGATCTGGTTTTTCTTTTAACCACTACCAATTCTTTTCTGGAACTCCAAAATAG